The window CCGTCCGCAGCCGGCGCCCTGCCTCGGGGGCTAGACGGACCGTGCTCGCGTCCGCCAAGGGGCCCGACATGTCCAATCCCAGCCGTCGGTGCCACAGCAGGTGGATCGCCTGGGCTCGGCCGACCGCCGGAACGCTGCACTGCTGCACCAGCGACCCGAACGGCATCGGCCCTTGGGCAGCCGCCGACAGCAGTTGCTGCTGCAGGCCCAGGCGGTCGGACAGCGGCCGCCTTCCAACGGAGAAGCTGTCGACCAGGCCCACCGCGTGCCGCCGCCAGCCCGACACCACGCTGTAGTTCCACCCGACGGTCAGCGCGACCTCCGCCGAGGCGGCGAACTTGACCTCGTCTTCGGGGGCGATGCGCTCGGCCGGGCGCACATCTACCAACCAGGGCGTCCCGCGTGTCAATAGCAGGAAGTCGGGAATGTGGTCGACGGCTCCGTCTGTGGTCAGGAACCGCAGCCGGAAGGGCTGAGCCAGGGCTTCGATCAGCCGACCGGCGAAGTCGGCGGCCAGCAGCAGCAACTCCTCCTCGAAACTCTCGAACCCGTGGTGCCGATCGGTACTGACCAGGTATTCGAGCCCCGGTCGGTGCCACTGCCCGGTCCGCCAGGTGAAGCGGCGTACAGGCACAGTGCGCGCCATGTCCACCCCGTTCAGATCCCGGACCGGGCAGGTCACCAGCTCGCGCCCGAGCCGCCAGGACGTGGTCCAGCGGGAGCTCCACCCCGAGGGCATGGCCAACCGCTCGACGGCATCGGGGCTGAGAGCGTACGGGCGCGCGAGATCATGCAGCGTCGACACATCCGACCAGCGCGTCGCAGGAAGCGTGACGTCGACCGGCACGCTCTCGTGCCGTACAGAGGCCAGCGAAAGCACAGCTCCACCCTTTTATCCGAACCCAACTGAAGAGGTTTCCGGCGAGGAGCATGGTGGAGTCGCAGCCGAGCGGCAAATCGCGTCAAATGCACCAGTGTTGAGCTTCTGCAGAGCGCCTGTAGTAGCAATACCGGGCCCCTGCTGTCCTGTTGTGGACTCGGATTGGATCCGCGTGGACTTGGGAAGAGGTGCAGGCAGGGAAACTCCGCACCGAGGGTTCGCCCGATCGGATGAACGATGCCATCGATAGGGAGCCGAAGGAATCTGCGCGGTCCTACAAGCGCAAGAACCTGTACCCAGGTGCCAAGAAGACTCCGCAGCCGGCCCGAGGTCGTGCTGATGCCATCTGGCAAAAGCCGAGGTGGTTGGGGCGCGTCAATGTCAACTACCGTCAGCGGTCACACGGGTTGTGACCAGGCTTTTCAGTTGGCACAAAAGCAGGCTGGTCGGCACAGGGCGTTGCGCTCGTTCTGGTCGGCGCCGAGCTTGTCTCTGCGTACGCTTGGGGGCGCTGAACTGCCCCTTTGGCCGGCCGGTCACGGCTCGGACGCTTCGTGAATGCTCGTCCTGGGGACGACGGCGGGCACTGAGGCGTACGGCGGCAGGTTGTGGTCGCAGGCCACCCCCCGGCAGTGTCAACGAGAAAGCCCGGAAACAGGCTGTGACGAGGGTTTGTAGTTGGTGCGAAAGCTGCGGCGGGCGCGGTACCGGTGACGTCGGCCGGATACAGGGAAAGGTCACGGCCTTTCGACGCGGGTGAGGATGATCGCATAGCGGCACTCGGCATCGCTGGTGTTGGCGAAGACGTGCGGGACGGGTTCGTCGACGTCGATCGAGTCGCCCGGGTTGAGTTCGTGCACTGCATCGCCTTCGTGGAAGGTCAGCCGGCCGTCGAGTACCCAGACGGCCTCCCGTTGGAAGGCCAGGGATGCTGCCGGATACGGCACGCGGCCCGGTGATCTGGCGACGACGATATCCGGTGGCAGGATCGTGCCATTCCGTGGCGTCGGCCATCCGGTGTCCGAGTAGATTCCCGGCGGCATACGGCCGCGGCGCATTACCGGCCGCGTCCTGGTATCGCTGACTCGTCGGGACTGCGATCTCTGACAACCCGATTCCACCTGTTGGAGGACCTATGGAACTCGGTCTGGCACTGCCCACCGCCGGGCCGCAGACCTCGCCGGAGACGATCGTCAAGGTCGCCAAGGAGGCCGAACGGCTCGGCTACGCCGCCTTGTGGACGTTCGAACGCCTGCTCCGCCCGATTGACAAGGTCGTGCTGTGGACGGGGCGTGAACCCGAGATGGTGCCGGAGTTCTACGGCTCGACATACGAGCCGCTGGAGACGCTGAGCCATATCGCCGCCGTGACCGAGCGGATCAAGCTTGGCACCGCGGTCCTGGTGGCGCCGCTGCACGTACCCGTGATGCTCGCCCGCCGGCTCGCCACCCTGGACCGGGTCAGCGGCGGTCGGGTCATTGCCGGCCTGGGACAGGGGTGGCAGCACAACGAGTTCGAGACGGCGAACGTGTCGATCGGCCGCAAGGGCGCCCGCACGGAGGAATTCATCGCGGCGATGCGGGCCGCGTGGGGCCCGGACCCGGTCCGGCACGAAGGCGAGTTCTACCGGATCGCGCCGTCGCAGGTGAACCCCAAGCCGTTCCGGGCCCGCATTCCGGTGCTGCTGGCCGCGAATGCGCCGGCCGCCGTCAAGCGCGCACGGACGGATCGCGGACGGCCTGATCCCGATCGCCTCTTCGGCGCAGGAACTGCGCGACATCGTGTCCACGCTCCATGACGCCGCCCGGGAGACGGGCCGCGACCCCGGGGACCTCATGGTGGTCAACCAGGTGCCCTGGCCGACCCCGGTCACCCGTGAGCCGATCGGGGAAGGCCGGCCCTTCCTCGGCGGATCGCCCCGGCAGATCGCCGAGGACCTCATGGCCGCCCGCGAGAGTGGTGTGACCCAGGTGTACCTCGCCGGCGGCCAGGGCCTCGGGCTCGACGTGGGCCTACAGGCCGCCGACGTGGACCAATGGCTCGGGCTGCTCGGTGAGGTGATCGAGGCGGCCGACCGCCTCGGCGTCCTCGCGCCGTGAGGATCGGCATGCAGCGGGCGCCGACGCCCACCGGACCGACTTCCGGTCTCAGCGCCTCAAAGCCCCCTCAGCGCGCGAGCGGGCAGCGACGGCTGCTGTCATCGGGGGCTGTCACGTTGCTCAAGAAGGGACTTCCGACTCCCAGGCGCCAATTCTCAGCTGCTCGCTTTCTCGCTCTCCGGCCACAGCGTCGGCCGCATGCGTGAGGTCGCCGGCCGACGTGCCGTAGTCGAAGGTCTGGTGGCGGCAGGAGCCTGGGGAGGCAATCAAGCCTCCTGTTCGATATCGGCATGACCCCTCGGCGCTCGGCGGCCGGCGCGAGGGCATGAGACCGCGCCGGTTCGAACGCATCGAAGTCATGGGCGCACAGCGGGCGGCTTGGGAAGAAGCTGGCGGCGGCCCAGAGCAATCAGCGTGCGCAAGGCGATTGCGCCGATGAGCGCGGTGACCGCAGCAAGCACGAGGTAGGTGTAGGCGAGGTGACCCGCGGGGCGGCCGGTCTCGATCCAGTGCAGTGCCACGGTGCAGACCGCGGCCCAGGAGAACGTGAACGCCCACGTGCTGGGTGTGAACTTGAGGGGGAGGAACAGCGGCAGCAGGCGCAGTTGCGCCAGAACCATCAGCAGTCCGTACCCGGCCAGTCCGGCGGCGAAGATGTCGAGGCCGCCGTTGATAGCGAAATAGGCCAGTGATGCCACTGCGGCCGGTGCCACCTCAATGGCGAGCGTCGGCAGGAGCGGCGCCGGCAGGGACGGACGAAACAGCAACCGGGTCAGGATCATCGAGCCAAGAATGAGCCAGCAAATCAGCCCGAGTCCGAACATGACTTCAGCCAATCGCTGTTGTCCGACATCGGCCGCCGAAGCAGCAGCGATCAGGCCGCCTGCGACAGTGGGCAGAAAGTACCCCGGGTGCAAATGGTCCAGTTCAAGCGGGCCGTAGACCCACTGTCCAGTGAACCATCCGCCGAGCAGCACGGTCAGCACGAGGAAGACGTCGACCACGATCTTCCCTGCGTTCGCGGCATGCGGAGCGAGGCCCTGGGCGGCCAGGATCATGGGGGTGATCAGGGCAAGCGAGGCAAATGGCCCGGCAACAGCGTCCGTCAGGTCGGCTTTCAGCCGCCCGGCGCCGGCTCCCACGTACCGCAGATAGCCGACAACGGTAGCCAGCCACACCAGTGCTGCGATGACCAGCAGGACAACTCCCACCGTGTCGGGCGCATGGCCCTGCTGGGCGGCGGTCAACCACGTCTCGGCCAGACCGGCCAGGCCGAAGGACATGCCGAAGAAGTTGAGCGGGATTCGAGGGGCTAGCATCATCGACTCCTTCGGTGCCGACTGCGGCACCCGTTTCCACCAAGACCGCCCCACACGCCCACTCCACACTGCAGCAGCGCAAAGTACCGAACCGGAGCACGTACATTGGAGGCGGTGGTGCGACGAACTGGCGGGCGTGACACGCCGCGCCTGACTCTTCTTCGAGGGTTTTCGATCTTCGTCGCACCTCCGCCGCCGACCTGACCACGGTCCAGGCCGAGTGCCCGCGACCGACCACTGCCGCGGGTGCGAATATACGTAGCCGCGCAGCGCGATGCGCATCGCTCCGCAGAGCTGTCCGTGCCCGCCCACGACGCCATGGCCGGATCCACCGGATGAGCCCGCCTGACGGCCTTCTTGCTGGATGTCTGTATCTGTGGGCTGTATGGCCTCGTGGCCATGGCGGAGTCGTGGCTTGGTTCGGAGACTGGAGGTGCGCCGGAAGTGCCGGCGGACGAAGAAGCAGGTGGTAGCGGTGGCGAACGACTTTTCCGCGGCTGGAGTGCAGGTCCCGGATTCAAAACTGGCGGGTGAGGCGACTCAGCTCGTCCGGGACACTACGAATGATCTCATCTACGATCACTCGCGGCGGGTGTACTTCTTCGGCAGCCTTCAAGGCCGCAACCGGGATCTCAGCTTTGACCCGGAGCTGCTCTATGTCGCGGCGATGTTCCATGACCTTGGGTTGGGCGAGCCGTTCCACGACAGTGGGCGCCGGTTCGAGGTGGACGGGGCCGACGAGGCCCGACGCTTCCTGCAGGCAAGGAGCGTGCCCGAGGACAGCATTCGCCGTGTGTGGACCGCTATCGCCCTGCACACCACTCCGGGCGTCCCGGAGTTCATGGAGCCGGAAGTAGCTCTGGTGACGGCGGGCGTGGAGACCGACGTGCTGGGCATCGGTTATGACGAGATTTCAGAGGCGGAGCGTTCCGCAGTGGTGGCTCTGCATCCCCGCCCCGACTTCAAGCGCCGCATTCTGGACGCCTTCACCGAGGGCGTGCGGCCCAAGCCGGAAACCACCTTCGGTAACGTCAAGGCCGATGTCCTCGCCCACTATGTGCCTGGCTTCGAGCGTGGTGACTTCGTCCGCACCATCCTGGACTCCCCGTGGCCCGAGTAAGCGCAGGTCCACCGGATCGAGTGGTGGCCATCACCGCATTCGAGGGCGTGCAGTTGTTGGATGTGACCGGCCCCGCCGAGGTGTTCGGGACAGCCAACCTGTTCGGTGCCCGCTATGACGTCCGGGCAGTCTCTCCGA is drawn from Streptomyces sp. NBC_01717 and contains these coding sequences:
- a CDS encoding TnsA-like heteromeric transposase endonuclease subunit translates to MLSLASVRHESVPVDVTLPATRWSDVSTLHDLARPYALSPDAVERLAMPSGWSSRWTTSWRLGRELVTCPVRDLNGVDMARTVPVRRFTWRTGQWHRPGLEYLVSTDRHHGFESFEEELLLLAADFAGRLIEALAQPFRLRFLTTDGAVDHIPDFLLLTRGTPWLVDVRPAERIAPEDEVKFAASAEVALTVGWNYSVVSGWRRHAVGLVDSFSVGRRPLSDRLGLQQQLLSAAAQGPMPFGSLVQQCSVPAVGRAQAIHLLWHRRLGLDMSGPLADASTVRLAPEAGRRLRTGW
- a CDS encoding cupin domain-containing protein, with amino-acid sequence MRRGRMPPGIYSDTGWPTPRNGTILPPDIVVARSPGRVPYPAASLAFQREAVWVLDGRLTFHEGDAVHELNPGDSIDVDEPVPHVFANTSDAECRYAIILTRVERP
- a CDS encoding TIGR03619 family F420-dependent LLM class oxidoreductase; the encoded protein is MELGLALPTAGPQTSPETIVKVAKEAERLGYAALWTFERLLRPIDKVVLWTGREPEMVPEFYGSTYEPLETLSHIAAVTERIKLGTAVLVAPLHVPVMLARRLATLDRVSGGRVIAGLGQGWQHNEFETANVSIGRKGARTEEFIAAMRAAWGPDPVRHEGEFYRIAPSQVNPKPFRARIPVLLAANAPAAVKRARTDRGRPDPDRLFGAGTARHRVHAP
- a CDS encoding TDT family transporter encodes the protein MMLAPRIPLNFFGMSFGLAGLAETWLTAAQQGHAPDTVGVVLLVIAALVWLATVVGYLRYVGAGAGRLKADLTDAVAGPFASLALITPMILAAQGLAPHAANAGKIVVDVFLVLTVLLGGWFTGQWVYGPLELDHLHPGYFLPTVAGGLIAAASAADVGQQRLAEVMFGLGLICWLILGSMILTRLLFRPSLPAPLLPTLAIEVAPAAVASLAYFAINGGLDIFAAGLAGYGLLMVLAQLRLLPLFLPLKFTPSTWAFTFSWAAVCTVALHWIETGRPAGHLAYTYLVLAAVTALIGAIALRTLIALGRRQLLPKPPAVRP
- a CDS encoding HD domain-containing protein, which translates into the protein MANDFSAAGVQVPDSKLAGEATQLVRDTTNDLIYDHSRRVYFFGSLQGRNRDLSFDPELLYVAAMFHDLGLGEPFHDSGRRFEVDGADEARRFLQARSVPEDSIRRVWTAIALHTTPGVPEFMEPEVALVTAGVETDVLGIGYDEISEAERSAVVALHPRPDFKRRILDAFTEGVRPKPETTFGNVKADVLAHYVPGFERGDFVRTILDSPWPE